In Sphingomonas sp., a single window of DNA contains:
- a CDS encoding tyrosine recombinase XerC: MTDLPLPRRFAEHLGRDRRRSVHTIRAYEATAIRLLGFLQGHWGGPVAQDALVKVSAADLRAYLAHRRGEGLSNASAARELSAVRAFLKFAGGDDAQLPRLRGPKVKKGLPRPIAPHEAVALAEWASDEASEPWIAARDWAVLLLLYGAGLRIGEAVALTGAALPLGSTLRVTGKRDKTRDVPLLPEVRTAIEAYVEACPWGTGRDLPLFRGARGGPLPPGAIRKAVRSARTSLGLSDRTTPHALRHSFATHLLGRGADLRALQELLGHASLSSTQVYTGVDAAHLLDVYRAAHPRASSRAG; this comes from the coding sequence ATGACCGACCTCCCCCTGCCGCGCCGCTTCGCCGAGCATCTTGGCCGCGACCGGCGGCGCTCGGTGCACACCATCCGCGCCTATGAGGCGACCGCGATCCGGCTGCTCGGCTTTCTGCAGGGACATTGGGGCGGCCCGGTCGCGCAGGACGCGCTCGTCAAGGTCAGCGCTGCCGATCTTCGCGCGTACCTCGCCCACCGCCGCGGCGAGGGTCTGTCCAACGCCTCCGCTGCGCGCGAGCTTTCCGCCGTGCGCGCCTTCCTGAAGTTCGCGGGCGGCGACGATGCCCAGCTTCCCCGTCTGCGCGGCCCGAAGGTGAAGAAGGGCCTGCCCCGCCCGATCGCGCCGCACGAGGCGGTGGCGCTCGCCGAATGGGCGTCGGACGAAGCCAGCGAGCCCTGGATCGCCGCGCGCGACTGGGCCGTGCTGTTGCTGCTGTACGGCGCGGGCCTGCGCATCGGCGAGGCGGTGGCGCTGACCGGCGCGGCGCTGCCGCTCGGCTCCACGCTCCGCGTCACCGGCAAGCGCGACAAGACGCGCGACGTGCCGTTGCTGCCGGAGGTCCGCACTGCAATCGAAGCCTATGTCGAGGCCTGCCCCTGGGGCACCGGCCGCGATCTGCCACTGTTCCGCGGCGCCAGGGGCGGGCCGCTGCCGCCGGGGGCAATCCGCAAGGCCGTGCGCTCGGCGCGGACCAGTCTGGGGCTGTCCGATCGCACCACGCCGCATGCGCTGCGCCACAGCTTCGCGACCCATCTGCTGGGCCGCGGCGCGGACTTGCGCGCGCTGCAGGAACTGTTGGGCCACGCGAGCTTGAGTTCGACCCAGGTCTATACCGGTGTGGATGCGGCGCATCTACTCGACGTCTATCGCGCCGCGCACCCGCGCGCCTCATCGCGGGCAGGGTGA
- the cas5 gene encoding CRISPR-associated protein Cas5 has translation MSFRLRVQGPRACFPRPEFRRDQISYDVIPPFVARAIFNAIYCRSAMRWHIDAIQVLNPIRFIEERSPNRRLLLAEPHYLIDGHFSVKANANAAQFTKMFLRNARRKQYAATPFLGMPEYSAEIDLIEEEDDLVAPLNMHPGSLDLGWLALDLEEGARPNMQYFRAIMEDGRISVPPLGSNALAC, from the coding sequence ATGTCGTTCCGGTTGCGCGTACAAGGGCCTCGCGCATGCTTCCCCCGGCCGGAATTCCGCCGGGATCAAATTAGCTACGATGTGATTCCGCCGTTCGTCGCCCGAGCTATTTTCAACGCGATTTACTGTCGCAGTGCGATGCGATGGCACATCGACGCCATCCAGGTACTAAACCCAATTCGGTTCATCGAAGAGCGTTCGCCGAACCGACGATTGCTGCTCGCCGAGCCGCATTATCTGATCGATGGTCATTTCTCGGTCAAAGCCAACGCCAATGCGGCCCAATTCACCAAGATGTTCCTCCGGAACGCACGGCGGAAGCAGTATGCGGCCACACCGTTTCTGGGGATGCCCGAATATTCGGCAGAGATTGATCTGATCGAAGAAGAGGACGATCTGGTCGCTCCGCTCAACATGCACCCCGGATCGTTGGACCTCGGGTGGCTTGCACTCGACCTGGAGGAAGGGGCCCGCCCGAATATGCAGTATTTTCGGGCGATCATGGAAGACGGCCGCATCTCCGTGCCGCCGTTAGGTAGTAACGCGCTGGCGTGCTGA
- the fsa gene encoding fructose-6-phosphate aldolase has protein sequence MKFFADTAIIDDIRDLADAGLLDGVTTNPSLIAKSGRNFLEVVGEICGIVEGPVSAEVVALDFEGMMREAEIVRKIADNVAVKLPLTIDGLKACKALTDDGTMVNVTLCFSANQALLAAKAGATFISPFVGRHDDIGFDGMDLIEDIRLIYDNYDFGTEILVASVRHPIHVLQAAKIGADVMTAPPAVIKQLVKHPLTDKGIESFMADWAKTGQTIA, from the coding sequence ATGAAGTTCTTCGCCGACACCGCCATCATCGACGACATCCGCGACCTGGCCGATGCGGGTCTGCTCGACGGCGTCACCACCAACCCGTCGCTGATCGCCAAGTCGGGCCGCAACTTCCTCGAAGTGGTGGGGGAGATCTGCGGGATCGTCGAGGGCCCGGTCTCGGCCGAGGTCGTCGCGCTCGATTTTGAAGGCATGATGCGCGAGGCGGAAATCGTCCGGAAGATCGCCGACAATGTCGCGGTCAAGCTGCCGCTGACGATCGATGGCCTCAAGGCGTGCAAGGCGCTCACCGACGACGGCACGATGGTCAATGTGACGCTCTGCTTCTCGGCCAACCAGGCGCTGCTCGCGGCCAAGGCGGGGGCGACCTTCATCTCGCCCTTCGTCGGCCGGCATGACGATATCGGCTTCGACGGCATGGACCTGATCGAAGACATCCGCCTGATCTACGACAATTACGACTTCGGCACCGAGATCCTGGTCGCCAGCGTCCGCCACCCGATCCACGTGCTGCAGGCCGCCAAGATCGGCGCCGACGTGATGACCGCCCCGCCGGCGGTCATCAAGCAGCTGGTCAAGCATCCGCTGACCGACAAGGGCATCGAATCGTTCATGGCCGACTGGGCCAAGACCGGCCAGACGATCGCATGA
- a CDS encoding primosomal protein N', whose protein sequence is MSRARILVLHPALGPLDYRVPHGMTVEPGSIVIVPIGPRQFAGVVWEPERLPTEEIGDNRLRAILAVADAPPIPAPVRRLIEWTADYYLAPPSSVLAMTLRTSAAFEAAPTITEYRATGVIPDRLTPQRAQALERIGERQGLVRELAALAEVSDAVIRGLVKTGAIEAVTVDTQAPYPLPDPAFAPPELNPAQGAVAGGLRTAVETAAFQPFLLDGVTGSGKTEVYFEAVAAAIEAGKQTLVLLPEIALTEPFLTRFAGRFGCEPVAWHSGLRSSERRRAWRAIASGEAMVTVGARSALFLPYPKLGLIVVDEAHETSFKQEEGVHYHARDVAVMRGMFERCPVVLASATPAIETRHQVEMGRYAELKLPGRYGAAELPRIEPIDLIREPPERGRWLAPRLVAAIEETLKRGEQSLLFLNRRGYAPLTLCRHCGHRFQCPNCTAWMVEHRLLHRLSCHHCGHTMPTPSMCPECKSDDTLVACGPGVERIADEVAALWPEARTAIVTSDTLWSPAKAAEFVSRMEHGAIDIVVGTQLVTKGYHFPNLTLVGVVDADLGLDGGDLRASERTFQQIMQVSGRAGRGEKPGTVFIQTHAPEAQVMQALFSGDAEAFYAAETEARREADAPPFGRYAAIIVSSEDKAAAEEAARMIGRSAPELAEMHVYGPAPAPLAMLRGRHRFRLLVHAKRSFDVQDVIRDWLGGLSWSPRVRVAVDVDPYSFV, encoded by the coding sequence ATGTCCCGCGCGCGCATTCTCGTCCTCCATCCGGCTCTGGGGCCGCTCGATTATCGCGTGCCGCACGGCATGACGGTCGAGCCCGGCAGCATCGTCATCGTGCCGATCGGCCCGCGCCAGTTCGCCGGCGTCGTGTGGGAGCCCGAACGGCTGCCCACCGAGGAAATCGGCGACAATCGCCTCCGCGCGATCCTCGCCGTCGCCGACGCGCCCCCGATCCCCGCGCCCGTGCGGCGGCTGATCGAATGGACGGCGGATTATTATCTCGCCCCGCCCTCCTCGGTGCTGGCGATGACGCTGCGCACCTCGGCGGCGTTCGAGGCGGCGCCGACGATCACCGAATATCGCGCTACGGGCGTAATCCCTGATCGCCTGACCCCGCAACGCGCCCAGGCGCTGGAGCGAATCGGCGAGCGCCAGGGGCTGGTGCGCGAGCTGGCGGCCCTTGCCGAAGTTTCCGACGCGGTGATTCGCGGGCTGGTGAAGACCGGCGCGATCGAAGCGGTGACGGTCGACACCCAGGCGCCCTACCCGCTCCCCGACCCGGCCTTCGCGCCCCCCGAGCTCAACCCCGCCCAGGGGGCGGTGGCGGGCGGCCTGCGCACCGCAGTGGAGACCGCCGCCTTCCAGCCGTTCCTGCTCGACGGCGTCACCGGATCGGGCAAGACCGAAGTCTATTTCGAGGCGGTCGCCGCGGCGATCGAGGCCGGCAAGCAGACCCTAGTGCTGCTCCCCGAAATCGCGCTGACCGAACCCTTCCTCACCCGCTTCGCTGGCCGCTTCGGCTGCGAGCCGGTGGCGTGGCATTCGGGCCTGCGCAGCTCCGAGCGCCGCCGCGCCTGGCGCGCGATCGCCAGCGGCGAGGCGATGGTGACGGTGGGCGCGCGCTCGGCCTTGTTCCTCCCCTATCCCAAGCTCGGCCTGATCGTGGTCGACGAGGCGCACGAGACCAGCTTCAAGCAGGAAGAGGGCGTGCACTATCACGCCCGCGACGTGGCGGTGATGCGCGGCATGTTCGAGCGCTGCCCGGTCGTGCTCGCCTCCGCCACTCCGGCGATCGAGACGCGGCACCAGGTGGAAATGGGCCGCTATGCCGAGCTCAAGCTGCCGGGCCGCTACGGCGCTGCCGAACTGCCGAGGATCGAGCCGATCGACCTGATCCGCGAGCCGCCGGAACGCGGCCGCTGGCTCGCCCCGCGGCTGGTCGCGGCGATCGAGGAGACGCTCAAGCGCGGCGAACAGTCGCTGCTGTTCCTCAACCGCCGCGGCTATGCACCGCTGACCTTGTGCCGCCACTGCGGCCACCGCTTCCAGTGCCCGAACTGCACGGCGTGGATGGTCGAGCACCGGCTGCTCCACCGCCTGTCGTGCCACCATTGCGGCCACACCATGCCGACGCCGAGCATGTGCCCCGAGTGCAAGTCCGACGACACGCTGGTCGCCTGCGGCCCCGGCGTCGAGCGCATCGCCGACGAGGTGGCGGCGCTGTGGCCCGAGGCGCGCACCGCCATCGTCACCTCGGACACGCTCTGGTCCCCGGCCAAGGCGGCCGAGTTCGTGTCCCGGATGGAGCATGGCGCGATCGATATCGTCGTCGGTACCCAGCTCGTCACCAAGGGCTATCACTTTCCGAACCTCACGCTGGTCGGCGTGGTCGATGCCGATCTCGGGCTGGACGGTGGCGATCTCCGCGCGTCCGAGCGCACCTTTCAGCAGATCATGCAGGTCTCGGGCCGCGCCGGTCGCGGCGAGAAACCCGGTACGGTGTTCATCCAGACGCACGCGCCCGAGGCGCAGGTGATGCAGGCGCTGTTTTCGGGCGATGCCGAGGCCTTCTATGCCGCCGAGACCGAGGCGCGGCGCGAGGCCGATGCGCCGCCCTTCGGCCGCTATGCTGCGATCATCGTCTCCTCGGAGGACAAGGCCGCGGCGGAGGAAGCCGCACGGATGATCGGCCGCTCGGCGCCAGAACTCGCCGAAATGCACGTCTATGGCCCCGCCCCCGCGCCGCTGGCAATGCTGCGCGGCCGGCACCGTTTCCGCCTGCTCGTCCACGCCAAGCGCAGTTTCGATGTGCAGGACGTGATCCGCGACTGGCTGGGCGGGCTCAGCTGGAGCCCGCGCGTGCGGGTCGCGGTCGACGTGGATCCCTACAGCTTCGTTTGA
- a CDS encoding serine protease: protein MARTGVFPRMRQVIMLVVMLLAWSVPAHADDISAAGRGVVRIVTIAVADDEVVGFGHGSGFAVAPNRVVTNAHVVELASRYPGNVVIGVVPSEGSKSFQGKLIAIDTKRDLALIEFSGAKLPTLALSSGAVTDGETLIALGYPGNVDIATARSAADFITPQSPVRSQGGFAGTRTLEGISVLLHTANIARGNSGGPLLDACGRVLGVNSAITNSEEGDSTFAFAIAYPELTAFLTQAKQPFVSIAAPCISVDQRNALDKAAEEKDRADIANRNAQAESAAARAREAAIDKARAANESARETYMAGAAVLLVFGALALGAAGLLLSRDQQRPGIWTAVGGGALLLGAVALFVLRPSFDEASIAAPGEGNQTAEAKLPADAAEGPLVCTLQPDRSRITVSPGEAVKLNVGPDGCFDGGTQYAESGRRWQRVLVPADEQTVTVREFDPDSGTLTDTRYFLSAADMQKVRDVKPTVPVNQCTADQAKRASLASLQQLMRATLPPAYNEKLVYHCAPGGAQ from the coding sequence ATGGCTAGAACCGGGGTGTTTCCGCGCATGCGGCAGGTGATCATGCTGGTGGTGATGCTGCTCGCCTGGAGTGTGCCGGCGCATGCCGACGACATCTCCGCGGCGGGGCGCGGGGTAGTGCGGATCGTCACCATCGCGGTCGCCGACGACGAAGTGGTCGGCTTCGGCCATGGCAGCGGCTTCGCGGTCGCGCCCAACCGCGTCGTTACCAACGCGCATGTCGTCGAGCTCGCCTCGCGCTATCCCGGCAACGTCGTGATCGGCGTGGTGCCGTCCGAGGGCAGCAAATCCTTCCAGGGCAAGCTGATCGCGATCGACACCAAGCGAGACCTGGCGCTGATCGAGTTCAGCGGCGCCAAGCTGCCGACGCTGGCGCTGTCCAGCGGCGCGGTGACCGACGGCGAGACGCTGATCGCGCTCGGCTATCCCGGCAATGTCGACATCGCCACGGCGCGCTCGGCGGCGGACTTCATCACCCCGCAATCGCCGGTCCGCTCGCAGGGCGGTTTCGCCGGTACGCGCACGCTGGAGGGCATTTCGGTGCTGCTCCACACCGCCAATATCGCGCGCGGCAATTCGGGTGGCCCGCTGCTTGATGCGTGCGGTCGGGTGCTCGGCGTCAACTCGGCGATCACCAACAGCGAGGAAGGCGATTCGACCTTTGCCTTTGCGATCGCCTATCCCGAGCTGACCGCCTTCCTCACCCAGGCGAAGCAGCCCTTCGTCTCGATCGCGGCGCCGTGCATCAGCGTCGACCAGCGCAATGCGCTCGACAAGGCGGCCGAGGAGAAGGACCGCGCCGACATCGCCAACCGGAACGCGCAGGCCGAATCCGCCGCCGCACGTGCGCGCGAAGCGGCGATCGACAAGGCGCGGGCGGCCAACGAGTCGGCGCGCGAGACCTATATGGCAGGCGCCGCGGTGCTGCTGGTGTTCGGTGCGCTGGCGCTGGGCGCGGCGGGGCTGCTGCTCTCGCGCGATCAACAGCGCCCGGGCATCTGGACCGCGGTGGGCGGCGGCGCGCTGCTGCTCGGCGCAGTCGCGCTGTTCGTGCTGCGGCCGAGCTTCGACGAGGCGAGCATCGCCGCGCCGGGCGAGGGCAACCAGACCGCCGAGGCCAAGCTGCCAGCGGATGCCGCAGAGGGCCCGCTGGTCTGCACGCTCCAGCCCGATCGCAGCCGGATCACCGTCTCGCCGGGCGAAGCGGTGAAGCTGAATGTCGGGCCCGATGGCTGCTTCGACGGCGGCACGCAGTACGCCGAATCCGGCCGCCGCTGGCAGCGCGTGCTCGTCCCCGCCGACGAGCAGACGGTGACGGTGCGCGAGTTCGATCCGGACAGCGGCACGCTCACCGACACGCGCTATTTCCTCTCCGCCGCGGACATGCAGAAGGTGCGCGACGTGAAGCCGACGGTGCCGGTGAACCAGTGCACCGCCGATCAGGCCAAGCGCGCGAGCCTCGCCAGCCTCCAGCAGCTGATGCGCGCGACATTGCCGCCGGCCTATAACGAGAAGCTGGTCTATCACTGCGCGCCGGGCGGGGCGCAGTAG
- the ada gene encoding bifunctional DNA-binding transcriptional regulator/O6-methylguanine-DNA methyltransferase Ada: MTAAAALHDARWNAFAARDRAQDGRFVVAVTTTGIYCKPSCPARRPRPENVRFFDAGPAAVAAGFRACLRCKPDEAARGAIAVARATELLDAAEETIELEALAAAVGYAPHHFNRLFKRATGVTPAAYARGLRARRAATALDEEDSVTQAIYAAGYSAPSRFYAEAGARLGMVPSAWRAGGAGVTIRWTLADTSLGPLLIAATDKGLCRIAFDEDAAMLARRFPAAAVVPGDADFAALAAEVVALVEDPNRQRDLPLDVQGTAFQEAVWQALRTIPPGETRSYAELAAMAGNPGAVRAAGTACGANPVALAIPCHRAQRGDGSMGGYAYGLERKRTLRSREGVRERK, translated from the coding sequence ATGACCGCTGCCGCTGCCCTGCACGATGCCCGCTGGAACGCCTTCGCCGCACGCGATCGGGCGCAGGACGGGCGCTTCGTCGTCGCGGTGACCACCACTGGCATCTATTGCAAGCCGAGCTGCCCGGCGCGGCGCCCGCGGCCGGAGAATGTCCGCTTCTTCGATGCGGGGCCGGCGGCGGTGGCCGCGGGCTTTCGCGCGTGTCTGCGCTGCAAGCCGGACGAGGCGGCGCGCGGTGCGATCGCCGTCGCCCGCGCCACCGAACTGCTCGATGCGGCGGAGGAGACGATCGAGCTCGAGGCGCTGGCCGCCGCGGTCGGCTATGCGCCGCACCATTTTAACCGGCTGTTCAAACGCGCGACCGGCGTGACCCCCGCCGCCTATGCGCGGGGCCTGCGCGCGCGCCGGGCGGCCACGGCACTCGACGAGGAGGACAGCGTGACCCAGGCAATCTATGCCGCCGGCTATTCGGCCCCCAGCCGCTTCTATGCCGAGGCAGGCGCGCGGCTTGGCATGGTGCCGAGCGCGTGGCGTGCCGGTGGGGCAGGAGTGACGATCCGCTGGACGCTTGCCGACACCAGCCTCGGCCCGCTGCTCATCGCTGCGACCGACAAGGGCCTGTGCCGCATCGCCTTCGACGAAGATGCCGCGATGCTCGCCCGCCGCTTCCCTGCCGCGGCGGTGGTACCCGGCGACGCGGACTTCGCGGCGCTGGCGGCCGAGGTGGTGGCGCTGGTCGAGGATCCCAATCGCCAGCGCGACCTGCCGCTCGACGTGCAGGGCACGGCCTTCCAGGAGGCGGTGTGGCAGGCGCTGCGCACGATCCCGCCGGGTGAAACGCGCAGCTATGCTGAACTCGCGGCGATGGCGGGCAATCCGGGCGCCGTCCGCGCGGCGGGCACGGCGTGCGGGGCGAACCCGGTCGCGCTCGCCATCCCGTGCCACCGCGCCCAGCGCGGCGACGGCAGCATGGGGGGCTATGCCTATGGGCTGGAGCGCAAACGCACGCTGCGGTCGCGCGAAGGCGTGCGCGAGCGGAAGTAG
- a CDS encoding MFS transporter, whose product MSFWHRTSALRWWIIGIVMLGTMLNYLTRSTLALAAPSFMVDLHINEQQYSYITAAFQGGIMLQPVVGYILDVVGLRSGMALFAAGWGLLSMAHGLAFSWQWLFALRAMLGFAEGTSHTGGLKVVSEWFPARERGFAGGIYNLGASAGAALAAPLVAGSIALWNWRAAFVVTGVLALLWALLWLVNYRTPQTHPSISEQERDLILSGQEAHIQERAERPSPLRLLTQRNFWGIALPRFLADPTWGTLTFWMPLYLVKVRGFNLTEIAVSAFLPFIAADLGCMFGPALALFLQRRGISLINARRWTFTFGALLMTGMVFVASVENAWAAVALLCLGGFAHQTLSVTVITMATDLFPRNELGTVAGLAGTFANGSILIFTLLIGGLVASLGYGPFFIALGLLDLVAALLLWTLVKAPR is encoded by the coding sequence ATGTCCTTCTGGCACCGCACGAGCGCGCTGCGCTGGTGGATCATCGGCATCGTCATGCTGGGCACGATGCTCAACTATCTGACGCGGAGCACGCTGGCGCTCGCGGCGCCGAGCTTCATGGTCGACCTCCACATCAACGAGCAGCAATATTCCTACATCACCGCCGCTTTCCAGGGCGGCATCATGCTGCAGCCGGTGGTCGGCTATATCCTCGATGTGGTCGGCCTGCGCTCGGGCATGGCGCTGTTCGCCGCGGGCTGGGGCCTGCTGAGCATGGCGCACGGGCTGGCGTTCAGTTGGCAGTGGCTGTTCGCACTCCGCGCCATGCTGGGCTTTGCCGAGGGCACCTCGCACACCGGCGGGCTCAAGGTCGTTTCCGAGTGGTTCCCGGCGCGCGAGCGCGGCTTTGCCGGTGGCATCTACAATCTCGGCGCTTCGGCGGGCGCGGCCCTGGCGGCGCCGCTGGTGGCAGGATCGATCGCGCTGTGGAACTGGCGCGCGGCGTTCGTCGTCACCGGCGTGCTGGCGCTGCTCTGGGCGCTGCTCTGGCTGGTCAATTATCGCACGCCGCAGACCCATCCGAGCATCTCGGAGCAGGAACGCGACCTGATCCTCAGCGGCCAGGAAGCGCACATCCAGGAACGCGCCGAGCGCCCCTCGCCGCTCCGCCTGCTCACCCAGCGCAATTTCTGGGGCATCGCGCTGCCGCGCTTCCTCGCCGACCCGACCTGGGGGACGCTCACCTTCTGGATGCCGCTCTATCTGGTCAAGGTGCGCGGCTTCAACCTCACCGAAATCGCGGTCTCCGCCTTCCTGCCCTTCATCGCCGCCGACCTGGGCTGCATGTTCGGCCCGGCGCTGGCGCTGTTCCTCCAGCGGCGCGGGATTAGCCTGATCAACGCGCGGCGCTGGACCTTCACCTTCGGCGCACTGCTGATGACCGGCATGGTGTTCGTCGCCAGCGTCGAGAATGCCTGGGCAGCGGTGGCTTTGCTCTGCCTCGGCGGCTTCGCGCACCAGACCCTTTCGGTCACCGTCATCACCATGGCGACCGACCTGTTCCCGCGCAACGAGCTCGGCACCGTCGCCGGCCTTGCCGGCACCTTCGCCAATGGCAGCATCCTCATTTTCACGCTGCTGATCGGCGGGCTGGTCGCCTCGCTTGGCTATGGCCCCTTCTTCATCGCCCTCGGGCTGCTCGACCTCGTCGCCGCCCTTCTTCTCTGGACCCTCGTCAAGGCGCCCCGATGA